The genomic interval CGGGGACGGTGGTCCTCGAGGGCACCTGGTGGGAAAAGTGGGCCCCGGACGGCAAGGGCATCAACCATCTCACCGCGGAAACCCTCACCGACTTAGGGGGCGGAAGCACCTTCCACAGCACCCCGGTGGAGGTGGAACCCCTCCGCCTGGCCTGATTGAACCCGGACAGACACATGTGAGACGCTGAATGGGATAAAAAGATGGGGAACCGACCCGAGAGAGGAGGTTCCCCATATGCAGCTTACCACGGTTGGCCGAGCGATATGGAAAGGAGCTAGCCAAGGGGCAAGACTGGCCGAGGCCGGGGCAGGCGACCCGGATGTCCAGGAACGCCTGCGCAAGGTGAAGTTGGTGAAAGCCCTGCGGGAGGGCAAGAGGAGGTGGGAGGAGATTCAGGAGCTTTTGGGCATCAGCCGGGCCACCTACTACCGCTGGGAAAGGGCCTTGAGGGAGAAGGGGCTAGCCGGACTAAAGCCCAAGTCCCGCCGCCC from Thermus antranikianii DSM 12462 carries:
- a CDS encoding helix-turn-helix domain-containing protein; the protein is MQLTTVGRAIWKGASQGARLAEAGAGDPDVQERLRKVKLVKALREGKRRWEEIQELLGISRATYYRWERALREKGLAGLKPKSRRP